In Leptolyngbya sp. NIES-2104, the genomic window GTAACTGGCAAAATTACTGAGTTAACAAACGAACTTTAACCGGATTCGATCGCGATCGCGGCGAAGATTAGACTGAATTTCAACCCGATCGATAAACCCTCGTAAATAAAAACTATTTCTGTCAATAATAGAGGCTGAATCCGTTTAAACTTCACCAAAGCTTTACCAAACCTAGTCGCGATTACTGATGACCCCGACGACCTCTAACCCTGCATTCCGCTATCCCCAAAAAACACTCGATCGAGCCTCCCGCGCTGTTCGTTGTGCCCCATTCCGGCTGAAATTCTACGTAATTATGCTCGATCACAGTGTTTCATTAAGTGCTGTGGCTGGAATTGCTGGGATTCGGAATCAATACAGTAAACGCAACCTCTCAGAACTCGTAGCAGATGGCGACCTGCTGTGGCTGATTCAAGTCGGACTTCTGCGGCGTGAAGTCGATGGGCAAGGATTAACTGATAGTTTTCGGCTGACTCCGCTCGGTCGGCAACTCGTTGGGCAATGGCAATCGGTCGGAGGATTTGGCAAGGCGAATTTAGGCGATCGACTCCTCAATGCGATGAATCGCTGGCTCCGACTCCCGTTCTAAATCAATCTCATACTATCCGGAGGTGAATGAATGAAAGCTGTCATGGTCGTGGGTACGACTTCTCACGCAGGCAAATCAATGGTGGCGACTGCGCTCTGTCGGATTCTGGCGCGTCGAGGATTCCGCGTTTCGCCGTTTAAGGGGCAAAACATGGCGCTCAATTCTTATGTCACCGCAAACGGAGGCGAGATTGGGTATGCTCAGGCGGTTCAGGCTTGGGCGGCGGGAGTCCAGCCTTGGGTTGAGATGAATCCAATTTTGCTTAAGCCTCAAGGCGATATGACTTCTCAGGTGATCGTCAAAGGGCGCGTGGTCGGGCGAACGAATGCGGTGGATTATTATGAGAATTTCTTTGAGCCAGGATGGGCAGCGATCGAGGATTCCCTCAAGCGCATCAGCGAAGAATTCGATCTAGTCGTCTGCGAAGGGGCAGGCAGTCCCGCTGAGATTAACTTAAAGCACCGCGACTTAACCAATATGCGGGTCGCGAAGTATTTGAATGCACCCACGATTTTGGTGGTAGATATCGATCGAGGTGGCGCATTCGCTCACGTCGTCGGAACTTTAGAACTGCTTGACCCGGATGAACGGGCATTAATCAAAGGCGTTGTGATTAATAAGTTTCGGGGACAACGATCGCTCTTAGATTCGGGGATTGAATGGCTGGAGAAGAAAACAGGAATTCCAGTCATCGGCGTGATTCCGTGGCTTGATCAAGTTTTTCCAGCGGAAGATTCGTTGTCGCTATTCGATCGCGTTCCCTCGAATACCAAGGGCGATTTGACGATCGGTGTCGTTCGTCTGCCGCGCATTTCCAATTTCACCGATTTCGATCCGCTAGAAGCTGAACCTTCGGTGAATGTGAGATATCTCCATCCAAAACAGCCATTGGGACATCCGGACGCGGTGATTATTCCAGGATCGAAAACGACGATCGCAGATCTGATCGCTCTACACAAATCCGGTATGGCAGAAGAAATTCAAAACTACCTAGCGGCGGGTGGAACCGTTCTCGGTATTTGTGGCGGCTTCCAGATGCTAGGTAAAATTCTCGCTGACCCAGAAGGCATTGAAGGGCAAGAAGGACGGTATCGCGGTTTAGGACTTTTGCCGCTGAAAACGGTGATTGCAGGTCAAAAAATTGCCCGTCAGCGCAATGTGACTTCTAATTTCCCTCAAGAAGGTTTACCCGTCTCTGGTTACGAAATTCACCAAGGTAGAACTCGCTTACTCGAGGAATCCGAAGGCACAAAAGCGTTATTCGATGATGCAAATCTCGGTGTTGTAGACGAATCCCAATCGGTTTGGGGCACTTATCTACATGGAATCTTCGATAATGGTCCTTGGAGACGTGCTTGGTTGAATCGATTGCGCCAACAGCGGGGATTACGATCGCTGCCTACCGGAGTCGCCAACTACCGCGAACAGCGCGAACTCATGCTGGATCAATTGGCAGATTCGATTGAACCCCATTTAGATCTCAAGCCAATCCTGCCGTAGTGCATGAATTAAATACTGCAGGGTAGGTGTCCTCACCTGCCCAGACTGGCAAGATGCCAGTTCCACAAGAATTGCAGTTTATTTCACTCTCATTTCAAAAAAACAAGCGCATCAGATAATCTGAATGCGCTTTTATCCCTAACCCTTTCGGTGCAACGTACCCGTTTGTCCTTGATTCATACACTAAAGGCAAAATTCCCGAAAGCCTGAAGCGTTTAGATATTCTTTAGAATCCAAGCTATGAGTGTTCGCATTCGATTTTTACCCGATGATGTCACGATCGATGCCGAAGTCGGCGAAGCGCTCTTAGCAGTCGCCGATCGAGCCGGGGTTTCCATTCCCACAGGTTGCCTGATGGGGTCGTGTCACGCTTGCGAAGTCGAGCTAGACGACGGAGAAACCGTGAGAAGCTGCATCGCCTCTGTGCCGCCTGGACGCGAAACCGTAACGATTAATCTCTTTTACGATCCGACCTGGTAATTCGCCCCAAGCCCTGATAGAATTCGTAAGCTTCAATCAGCGATTCGGTGTGTCCCTTTTATTTTTTGCCCGAACTCTTCTCGATCGACATTGCAAACCGCTATCAGTCAGGGTCGCATAGCCCGGAAAAACTGAATAGAGATGCGATCGCACAGTTCCAAACTCATTCGGTGGAAAACAGCAACGTTTTCCTCAACTTTGGCGTGAGTTTTCCACAGGCTCACGCCAGTTATCCACAGGAAAAAAGTCGTCCCTGTGGATAAACCGTAGAAGCACTGAAAAACCGATTAGAATAAGTGTCCGTTGCGCCCGTAGGCTTCAGAATTTAGAAAGTGAAATCGCCTAAAGCCCCATTCCACCGTTGTATCAGGCGCAAACTGATACGCTACGATACATTTTCTGGCATTGACAGAAATTGACTCTTTCAAGCACAATAAGACCGTTCGATCAGCCGCGCCAAAAATGGCTGAAACCAGTACAAATGCTACGTTCTAGCCGCTCTAAGGTGCGAGTTTGCACCCAAAGCGACAGAAGAGACTTTTTCCTGTGAAAGTTGACGTTTTCCACAGCCTGTTGAAAAACGAGGCTCGATTTTGCTCATCCTCAAAATCTGTTTAAGACATTAAGTTATGTACCCGATCGTAAGCATCTTGACCGACCTGCCCGAAGCCCTGCACACCTCACTAACACAGTATTTGGAAACCCATCCGGATTGGGATCAAGATCAAGTCCTCACTGCTGCATTGAGCCTCTTTTTATTGCAGAATGGAGAATGCGATCGATCAACCACTGCGGTTTATCTCGATACGCTTTTCAAACACTCTGCATAACGATTTTTATGGCATATCAGTGGTTTAAAGCTTTTCACATTGTGGGAATTGTCTGCTGGTTTGCGGGCTTGTTTTACCTGCCGCGCTTGTTTGTTTACCACGCGGAAGCGAACGAACAAGCAGAACCCGCTCGCAGCATTCTCCGAAATCAGTATCAAATCATGGAGAAGCGACTTTATCGCATTATCATGACTCCGGCATTGCTATTGACGATCGCGATGGCGAGCGGGCTAGTTTACACGGAACCGGATGTCCTTAAACAACCCTGGCTACATATCAAACTGGCTTGCGTCGCGCTGCTGATCGTTTACGATCACGCCTGCTTGAGAATCATAAAAAGCCTCGCCGCTGATACTTGCAAGCTGACCGGGCAGCAATTCCGCTGGTTCAATGAATTTCCAACCGTTTTGTTTGTGATCGTGGTGATGTTGGCGGTGTTCAAGAACGATATTCCGACTAGTGCCACGGCTTGGGGAATTTTTGGAATGATCGTCGCAATGGCAGCGTTTATTCAGCTTTATGCAAAGAAACGTCGTCTTGCGAAAGAGCAGTTAGCGGCAGCTTCAACGACCGAAGCGAGTGCGTAATTTGCTCGTTCAAATTTCTGGGAAAGGCGTTCTGCGGAGCGTCTTTTTTGTTTTTGTTGATCGTTCACCACCCTTTACTCGAATAAAAGAAAACTTAAATTTACTCAATGCTTTACTTCAGAACGATATTGTACGAAATAGGTGCCGCTGGGGAGTGCTTGCCGGAATGTGTCGAGTTCGGCAAGTATCGATAGTTATCGATCAGGGAGAAAACCATATGAACATCAAACTGCTTTTTGGCGCGATCGCATCTTTCGGAATGATCACACTTAGCAGCTTACCCGCGTTCGCTCGTGACGCGGTCTTATCCACGAGATTTGCTGATTCTACGGTTAATTTACGCTCAACCCCTAGCGCGACCGCCTTAGTGCGGGGCTTTGGAGTGAGGGGCGATCGGGTTCGACTTTTAGATCAAAGAGTGGGAACCAATCGAAATCGTTGGTACTACGTCCAAACTTATCGATCGGGGATTGAAGGTTGGGTAGATGGAACATACATTCAACCCATTAACGGCGCTGGAATGGGCGGACCGAGAGAACCCGTTACTGTCAATGCTAGCGATCGCCGTTTTCTAGTCAACGATTATGAAGTCAGAATCTACACGAGAAACGGAGAAACCCGCCTAAATGCGTTTAACCGCAGAACGAATCGGACGGAACTAAGGGGAGAGCCTGTAAGTGTGAGACGAAGCTCAGATGGAGTAACCTATACCGGGCGAAATGCGGTGTTTTTTCTCAACAACAACGGCGAGAGAACACTAAGCATTTACTAGCTTGAAAGCGCGATCATGAGCGATCGCGCTTTATTTACCCAACAGTTTCACAATTCCAATTCCACCAAAATAAAGCCCTAACACGGCTCCCCCTAATAAACTTTGCGTGAGCGGATCAGTCGAGGGTGTGATCACGGCTCCAAGAATTGCAGCACCGAGTAGAACGTATTTCCAGCCCGCCAGCATCGTTTTCGATGAAACAATTCCCAAAAATCCAAGCAATGCTTGAACCACTGGAATCTGGAACGCTAACCCGGTGCTAAACATCAACAGTAGAACAAACTCGAAATAGCGATCGATTGACCAAGCCTGCTCAACAACTTCTGCGCCGTAGGAAATGAAGAAGTTCAACGCTGCCGGAATCAATAACGCATACGCGAACGCCAATCCTCCCAGAAATAGAACGCTTGATCCCAAAACAACAGGCGCGAGAAATCTCTTTTCCCGCCGCGTCAATCCTGGTAGCACAAACGCTACGACCTCGTACAGAATGATCGGTGCGGCTAAAATCAATCCGCTGTAGCCTGCAACTTTCATCGAAACAAAGAAATATTCTCCGGGTGCAAGCTGAAGAAATTTCACACCTGCCGCTGGCACTTCGAGAAATTGAACGAGCGGTTTGACATAGACAAAACACCCGATGATACAAGCCACGATCGCAATCAGCGACACGAAAATCCGCTGCCGCAATTCTTCTAAATGATCGAACAGCGACATCTCCACATCATCGAGAACATCGCCGTCATCAAGGGTGGCGGGTTCGGCGGGGGCTAATTCGCTGGGGGAATTTTCCGCGATCGTGGAGTTGGAAGAGGTTTCGAGTTCCGAAGGAGCAGTCATGGAGTCTCGCTCTGATATCCGATGGGTTGTAACCATTGTATCGAGGACGGGCGACCAGACAAGTTTCGGATCGAAAGTCTATCTGGAGATTTTTGGGAGATCCGTATTGTGGCTGACGAGGTAACATATACGGCGGTTTATGCTTTGGATATTATTCATCCAATCAGTTAATAAAAGCCATGTTAAATCTCATTGCTGCTGTCAGCTATTTTGTGGTTTTGGCGGTTTCGATTTGGGCGGCTTCGGAGTATGAATCCCAATTAGCCAGAGTCCGTAAAACTTGGAAATTGTCCTAACGAATACTTTGTTCGAGCGTGTTGGTGAAGTCAGGATAAGAAATGGCAGCCGCTTCTGCACGATGAATGGTCGTGATTCCAGAGGCGTTGAGTGCTGCAATCGCTAAACTCATCGCGATCCGATGATCGGTAAAGCTATCGACCTCAGTTCCTCGAAGTGCAGTGCCTCCAGTGATTTCCATGCCGTCGGGAAGTTCTTTGATCGATGCGCCCATTTGATTGAGTTGGGTTGCCATGACGGTAATACGATCGCTTTCTTTCACGCGCAGTTCTTCGGCATCTTTCACGATCGTGGTTCCTTCCGCGAACACCGCTGCCACTGCCAGAATCGGAATTTCATCGATCAATCTCGGAATCACATCACCAGAGATTTCACACGCTTTTAATCTACTGTGACGGACTCGTAAATCAGCGACGGGTTCGCCTGCGACTTCCCGCGAATTCTCGATCGTGATATCTGCTCCCATTCGTTCGAGGATTGCCAGAACTCCGGTGCGGGTTGGATTGATGCCGACATTCTCGATCGTCAAATCTGATCCGGGTACGATCGCACCTGCGACTAACCAAAAGGCAGCGGAACTAATATCACCCGGAACAATTACCATCTGTCCGGTTAAGGTTGCTTGTCCGGTTATGGTCACACTGTTCGTTTCAGGATCGACTGTTAAATCTGCTCCAAATGCCCGTAACATTCGTTCACTGTGATCACGAGATAGAGCAGGTTCAGTCACCGTTGTTTGTCCCTCGGTCATTAA contains:
- a CDS encoding Npun_F0494 family protein; the protein is MTPTTSNPAFRYPQKTLDRASRAVRCAPFRLKFYVIMLDHSVSLSAVAGIAGIRNQYSKRNLSELVADGDLLWLIQVGLLRREVDGQGLTDSFRLTPLGRQLVGQWQSVGGFGKANLGDRLLNAMNRWLRLPF
- the cobQ gene encoding cobyric acid synthase CobQ, whose protein sequence is MKAVMVVGTTSHAGKSMVATALCRILARRGFRVSPFKGQNMALNSYVTANGGEIGYAQAVQAWAAGVQPWVEMNPILLKPQGDMTSQVIVKGRVVGRTNAVDYYENFFEPGWAAIEDSLKRISEEFDLVVCEGAGSPAEINLKHRDLTNMRVAKYLNAPTILVVDIDRGGAFAHVVGTLELLDPDERALIKGVVINKFRGQRSLLDSGIEWLEKKTGIPVIGVIPWLDQVFPAEDSLSLFDRVPSNTKGDLTIGVVRLPRISNFTDFDPLEAEPSVNVRYLHPKQPLGHPDAVIIPGSKTTIADLIALHKSGMAEEIQNYLAAGGTVLGICGGFQMLGKILADPEGIEGQEGRYRGLGLLPLKTVIAGQKIARQRNVTSNFPQEGLPVSGYEIHQGRTRLLEESEGTKALFDDANLGVVDESQSVWGTYLHGIFDNGPWRRAWLNRLRQQRGLRSLPTGVANYREQRELMLDQLADSIEPHLDLKPILP
- a CDS encoding 2Fe-2S iron-sulfur cluster-binding protein, which translates into the protein MSVRIRFLPDDVTIDAEVGEALLAVADRAGVSIPTGCLMGSCHACEVELDDGETVRSCIASVPPGRETVTINLFYDPTW
- a CDS encoding DUF2811 domain-containing protein: MYPIVSILTDLPEALHTSLTQYLETHPDWDQDQVLTAALSLFLLQNGECDRSTTAVYLDTLFKHSA
- the hemJ gene encoding protoporphyrinogen oxidase HemJ; this encodes MAYQWFKAFHIVGIVCWFAGLFYLPRLFVYHAEANEQAEPARSILRNQYQIMEKRLYRIIMTPALLLTIAMASGLVYTEPDVLKQPWLHIKLACVALLIVYDHACLRIIKSLAADTCKLTGQQFRWFNEFPTVLFVIVVMLAVFKNDIPTSATAWGIFGMIVAMAAFIQLYAKKRRLAKEQLAAASTTEASA
- a CDS encoding SH3 domain-containing protein; amino-acid sequence: MNIKLLFGAIASFGMITLSSLPAFARDAVLSTRFADSTVNLRSTPSATALVRGFGVRGDRVRLLDQRVGTNRNRWYYVQTYRSGIEGWVDGTYIQPINGAGMGGPREPVTVNASDRRFLVNDYEVRIYTRNGETRLNAFNRRTNRTELRGEPVSVRRSSDGVTYTGRNAVFFLNNNGERTLSIY
- the tatC gene encoding twin-arginine translocase subunit TatC; its protein translation is MTAPSELETSSNSTIAENSPSELAPAEPATLDDGDVLDDVEMSLFDHLEELRQRIFVSLIAIVACIIGCFVYVKPLVQFLEVPAAGVKFLQLAPGEYFFVSMKVAGYSGLILAAPIILYEVVAFVLPGLTRREKRFLAPVVLGSSVLFLGGLAFAYALLIPAALNFFISYGAEVVEQAWSIDRYFEFVLLLMFSTGLAFQIPVVQALLGFLGIVSSKTMLAGWKYVLLGAAILGAVITPSTDPLTQSLLGGAVLGLYFGGIGIVKLLGK
- the aroA gene encoding 3-phosphoshikimate 1-carboxyvinyltransferase, which codes for MSSAVALRVVDTHHDLVIQPPAGGISLQGRIRIPGDKSISHRALMLGALAQGETIVQGLLLGEDPRSTASCFRAMGAEISELNTEEVRVRGIGLGNLNEPVTVLDAGNSGTTLRLMLGILASHPDRFFTVTGDGSLRSRPMSRVVKPLQQMGAQIWGRKQNSLAPLAIQGQALKPIHYQSPIASAQVKSCILLAGLMTEGQTTVTEPALSRDHSERMLRAFGADLTVDPETNSVTITGQATLTGQMVIVPGDISSAAFWLVAGAIVPGSDLTIENVGINPTRTGVLAILERMGADITIENSREVAGEPVADLRVRHSRLKACEISGDVIPRLIDEIPILAVAAVFAEGTTIVKDAEELRVKESDRITVMATQLNQMGASIKELPDGMEITGGTALRGTEVDSFTDHRIAMSLAIAALNASGITTIHRAEAAAISYPDFTNTLEQSIR